Sequence from the Streptomyces peucetius genome:
GACCCAGCCGAGCGAGACCGTGGTGTGCACGTCCGGGGCCTGGCCGTCGACGGGGCGGGCGAGCACGCCGTGCAGCACCGCCAGCAGGTCGGCCGCAGTGCCGTTGCGGTCGATGACCACGGCGGCGATCCGTTGACTGAACTAGATCCAGTATTTTCGCAGGTCAGATAGCCTTTCTGCTAGCTTCCGTGGATGCTTGGACGTGATCCCGAGAGGGAGTTAGCAAGCTTCGTGCTGCCCGAGGCCGGACAACTGGCGGAGACGGGAGATCGATGGAGGCCGTTTGTCCTGCTGGACGCGGACGGGGTCGAGATCGAACCCGTGGCCGCCTTCTTCGCGGAGCTGCTGGCTTGTGACAAGTCAGCCGCCACGATCCGGTCGTACGGAATGGATCTGCTGCGTTGGTGGCGCTTCCTGTGGGGCTGGGGAATCGCCTGGGATCGTGCAGTCCGGTCGGACGCTCGGGACTTCTCACGCTGGATGCAGATCGCGAACAAGCCCGCACCGCTGCACTGGCGCCACCGACGAGACATCCAGACGGAGACAGCACCAAAGCCAGTACCAGAGAAGCTGCCGCCCGGAGCCCCAAATCCGATCACGGGAAAGACGTCACCAGGGCCGAGATACGCGCCGACAACGCGAGCGCACTGCGAGACCGTCCTGCGGGTCTTCTACGACTTCCACCTCTCCGAGGGAACCGGCCCGATCCTGAACCCGTTTCCACTGGATCGCTCCCGGCGCCATGGCAGGGCACACGCTCACCACAACCCTGACGAGCGGTTTCGCCACGAACGGCAGGGCCGCTACCGGCCGGCCATCCCCAAGCGAGCGCCTCGGCGGATCCCCGACGCGATGTTCAACGCGCTCTTCGCCGCGCTGAAGCACGACCGTGATCGAGCCCTGCT
This genomic interval carries:
- a CDS encoding tyrosine-type recombinase/integrase; translated protein: MLGRDPERELASFVLPEAGQLAETGDRWRPFVLLDADGVEIEPVAAFFAELLACDKSAATIRSYGMDLLRWWRFLWGWGIAWDRAVRSDARDFSRWMQIANKPAPLHWRHRRDIQTETAPKPVPEKLPPGAPNPITGKTSPGPRYAPTTRAHCETVLRVFYDFHLSEGTGPILNPFPLDRSRRHGRAHAHHNPDERFRHERQGRYRPAIPKRAPRRIPDAMFNALFAALKHDRDRALLAFWVSNGARAEELLTSRQRDALPGQQVLGVVRKGSRAYQQLPCSADAFVWLRLYQESAWRAGVPRGQNEGLWWTLRRPWRPLNYPAARAMFNRANSLLGTNWTLHDLRHTAAYRLARDPKMPLTDVQWVLGHAHLSTTQLYLPADRDEVIEHVRAHHARRAKSAERTPAPPAAGYNPESLNNLFGTAW